In Thermococcus sp. JdF3, a genomic segment contains:
- a CDS encoding diphthine--ammonia ligase, producing the protein MKGVAFFSGGKDGLYALHLAEKGGIEVPYLLALKTTIGLSPHWENLKALKTLAKAMGRKLLAFDMADGSEVLAEFIGSLGVDYLIAGDVLLKDHLKWVELLSEKAGVKPLEPLWRRDTKELAEEILRTGFEYAIIAVKKEKLGKEWLGYTFRSVDDLERFLENNPGIDPIGEFGEFHTVVLASPLFEERFALEVLSTEESERYYWIRFRLVRE; encoded by the coding sequence CGAGAAAGGTGGAATCGAGGTTCCCTACCTACTCGCACTGAAGACAACCATCGGTCTCTCACCCCATTGGGAGAACCTTAAAGCGTTGAAAACTCTGGCTAAAGCTATGGGGCGGAAGTTACTCGCCTTCGATATGGCGGACGGGAGTGAAGTCCTAGCCGAGTTCATAGGTTCACTTGGCGTTGACTATTTAATAGCCGGGGACGTTCTGCTCAAAGATCACCTGAAGTGGGTTGAGTTGCTATCAGAAAAGGCGGGGGTTAAGCCCCTTGAGCCCCTCTGGAGGAGGGACACAAAGGAACTCGCGGAGGAAATCCTGAGGACTGGCTTTGAGTACGCGATAATCGCAGTAAAGAAAGAGAAGCTCGGCAAGGAGTGGCTTGGCTACACCTTCCGTTCGGTTGATGACTTGGAGCGTTTTCTGGAGAACAATCCAGGAATAGATCCCATAGGAGAATTTGGGGAGTTTCACACGGTTGTTTTAGCATCTCCGCTCTTTGAGGAGCGCTTTGCTCTTGAGGTTCTCTCGACTGAGGAGAGCGAGAGGTACTACTGGATAAGGTTCAGGCTGGTGAGAGAATGA